A genomic stretch from Microtus pennsylvanicus isolate mMicPen1 chromosome 11, mMicPen1.hap1, whole genome shotgun sequence includes:
- the Npw gene encoding neuropeptide W, translated as MGLRRSPYLWRRALGGAVGPLSPDSLVPGRVAGSALLLSSPVQELWKARRRSWRAGPPVYAPRIPRDLERARQQEQSLSRRSWISEESARALGETLRAQPWFLQHILIADRVRLQNRSKNLWRPHA; from the exons ATGGGGTTGCGCCGCTCGCCCTACCTGTGGCGCCGTGCCCTGGGTGGGGCAGTTGGACCGCTCTCCCCGGACTCTCTGGTCCCGGGGCGGGTCGCTGGCAGCGCTCTCCTGCTTTCTTCACCGGTGCAGGAGCTGTGGAAGGCACGACGCAGGAGCTGGCGGGCTGGCCCTCCCGTCTATGCGCCCCGGATTCCGCGGGACCTGGAGCGAGCCCGCCAACAGGAGCAGTCGCTGAGCCGCCGTTCCTGGATCTCAGAGGAGTCCGCTAG agcccTCGGAGAGACGCTTCGCGCCCAGCCATGGTTCCTGCAGCACATCCTCATTGCCGACCGTGTCAGGCTCCAGAACCGGTCCAAGAATTTATGGCGCCCCCATGCCTGA